Below is a window of Molothrus aeneus isolate 106 chromosome 14, BPBGC_Maene_1.0, whole genome shotgun sequence DNA.
acaagcaaaagaGCACAAATTTTACCCAAGTGCACAGCAGGAAAATCTGAAATACTCTGAGCAGGTAGCTGTGTTTTTGAGATTACCAgtcaaaaaagctttttgcacaAGTCCCTCCCCAAGGCACACTGTGAATGCAGCCTAAGGACACCCCTCTCTCCCTAAAGGAAGCAACGGTGCTGTCAGGTGTGCAAAGTGATTCCTTCCTCCCGAGAACCTGGAAGCTTAAATGGTGTTAAAGTGCAAAAGACTCAGAGAAAAAATACACctctgaacaaagaaaaaactcaTTATACTTTGCACCTGTTTAAGGAAAAACTCCTTTTAACAAGTTGAATCATTAATAAAGGTGCAATTAAGTATCACATCATTAAAGGAACAGGAAGGAAAGCAGGGTGAACTCCCATTAAGAGACAATGCTAAGGTATCCACCtcgtttaaaaaaagaaatccacacTTTCTCTCCTTGCTCCTGGTTACAGATGATCTCATAGGGATTTGTTACTCACAAACATAAGATTGCTCCTGAAAGTTAGGAAACTGCTTTCCCGAGCTAAAAAGCTATAATTTGTTCCCATATTTCCAAGAAAAGGTGTTACTTATTGTGAAGAAGCACAGcaatgagaacaaaaaaaaccttcagGGAAAACTATCACTCATTTCAATATCACAACCAAGACATAAGCACAGGGAAAGTGACAAATTCTGCATTCTCTCAATAACAGATTCCTTTTCTGTGAACGTTGGAGGTTAGAATAGAGGAACTTCAATCACTGTGGCAAGCAGCCAGCTCATGAATAGCTTGCTAACATCAACAAGACTATTCGTATGAACAAATGCTCAAAATGACTATGAGACTTCTTGTATATCCTTTGTAATGGTAAAATCACCAGGATTACTGTGGTTTCTAAGTGCTCTCCCACACAGATGAAGAGCTGAAGTCAAGAAGAGTGCTCATGTGAGGAGCTCTGTAAGAGCTGATGTTAAAAACTGAACTGCTCCTTTGgttttagcttaaaaaaaaagagcacatTGGAGCAGAACTACTACTGGACCAGCAGACACCAGGCTTTGAGTAACTCTAACTGAGTCCCTGAAGTGAGATCCTGACATGCACTGCTCAAGAAAAATACAACTTCTACTGCCTGAACAGTTATGGTTAACAACCtactcagctctgctggaagaCCAAGAGATTTCAAACCACATTCTCAAAGTAAAGAACGGGGCTGGCAATACATAAAGATCTGTGAGAAAGGAAGCACTGGAACTAGCAGCAAGGTGGGGTTGCCTGCATGGGCAGCCCTTCATTTGAATGCAAATGTAATTTTGGGGCAGGCAGTTATCTGTGACATCAGGCAGGACCTTAGTAAACTGTTACCACCAGCACCTGGTAAAACCATTGTTAATCATGTGTAGTAAAGGGACATCAGGGCTAGCAGGAGTCATTTatagagccaggctgggctagaaaagagagaaagaaagaggaggggaagggagatcAAACAAACCCTGCGAGGAGCAGGATGTCCCAGCAAGACAAAGGCAGGCTGTGAGCATCATGTACGTGAGCTATCTGCTGGATAAGGACAGCAGCATGTATCCAGGACCTGCAAGGTGCACCAACAACAGCCTGCCCGTGCAGAACTTCGTGTCTGCCCCGTCCTACTCCGACTACATGGGATACCACCCCGTGGCAGCCCTGGACAGCCACGGGCAGCCGGCGCCCGCCTGGGGCTCCCACTACGGCCCCCAGCGCGAGGACTGGAGCGCCTACGGCCCAGGCCCTTCCAGCGCCGCGCCCGCTGCCCACATCAATGGCTCGTCCCCTGGCCAGGGCTCCTACGGCTCTGCTGACTACAGCTCCCTGCaccccgctgctgctgctgcgccCTTACCTCCTGTAGATACAATTCATGCCCAGCAAATCTCTCCCAACAGCCAAAGGCACAGCTCTTATGAGTGGATGAGGAAAACCGTGCAGTCCACGTCCACAGGTAGGAGAGCACGGAGGTTTTGTGCTGAGAAGAGATTTTTGCTTGTTGTTGTGTCATTGGGGGGGTTTTGCCAGGTTGCCTGTTCAGAGGGAAGGATTCAGATTAATAAAGATAGATCCTGATTGCTCTGAAGGATTCTCTTGCTAGTGGTTAAATATTGGTTCAGTTACTGGATGCTGGGTTTGGTCAGTTGATTATTTCTTGTGTTTCTTGCTTGACCTTTAATCCTGTGGGAGGTGAAAAGCAGTGTCCTTTCATTTCCCACTTCAGATATGTTTTTAAAGTTTGTGATATCCAATAGTTGCTTTTCATAGGAGTTCTATAGATTGGGATGGAATAGGAAGTATTACATTCACCACCACCTATTCTTTGCTTACTTTCCTCAAGTTTTGGAGTACCTAGGAAAAGTTCAAGTAAAATATGCACAGCAGGGGGTTGGCAGTAAGGCTTTCTACCAGAAACAACCCCTCCAAACCTCAGAACACTGAAATGAGATCTGCAAGATCACACAATGAGTCAATGCTTTAAAAACAGGGATGATAAGGAAAGGCTTGCTTCACTTTGTAGTAGCAGCTCTCAGAATATGCAGGAATACAAAGATCCATGGTAACACAGCCTGGTAATACAGCCACAGATTAGGCTCTGCTGCATGACAGTCAAGGAGTACAAAACAATTCTTCAATTGTATTTAAGCAGCAAAAATAAGCCATGAAGCTTGAGGGAAAGGTTCTGTTTGATTGGGAGGAGGAACAAGAGAAAAAGATAAACATTGAGCATCCctaaaacaaaaatctgcaccctgtataagaaaaaatattaaacaagaaAGGGGAGTagaaaaagatggaaaactGCCTGAAAAGAACAGAGACTTAATCTGCTCTATGAAAGTATTTGATCCTCTGAGGTGCTGAGCAGCTTTGACATGCACTGAGATCAGCAGAAATTAGGGATGCTCAATTCCTCCCCTAAAGAGATGCTCCCAGTATTTCAGTGCTGCATCCCAAGAAGgttccttccctttctctccctccctccctccacaccTGCCTGTAAATAAAAGTCTTCAAAGCAAGGACCGAATCAATCTCTGGCAGAAAAGCAATTACATAAAACAGACATTAGAGAATTGAAAGCAACTGCATAGAAAAGTTGTCTGTATTAAAATAATGCATCTAATTTGTATGGGCAGAGTCCTGCTCACTCCTGCTGAACACAACTTTAGTTCATGGAGAGTCCACAGAATTCAATAGAGCAATCAGAACAGGCTGTTGCTCTGTGTGAATaagaatttttggggggggatgaaaaagtttgtatttttaaaatcttatttgTTCTTCACTGAATATTatccaagaaaaaacaaaagagggcctgttttgaaaaaaaaaacttgcagCTTACTTTTGAGGAGTCCTTACAAGGGCAAAATTATTGCTCACTAATTGTGGGATTTACAGATGGCAGAACCCTTGCTCAAAAAATGCACTGCTCCTCATCCCTTCCTTACCTGCTTTGTGCTCCTGTGGACTCACACCAAGGGAGCAAAACCTGATTTGTTCTGTGCTGTCCCTTTACTagtgggacactgggacagattgatacagcacacacacatatagagatatatatacacataataTAAAATATCACATTCTAACTGCTGCTCAAGAACAACTTAGAGATTTCTAACTTTCCAAATTTCAACCTGCAAAGGTCAGAGCATTCCCAGAAGAGCTGGGAGTGTCTCCTTTCTGCAGTGGTCTAACAAGATATTGAGCATATCTGTGTCCAGAACTGGAGAAATCAGCAGGCCATGGAACAGACCCTCCCAAATGCCCATGGGCCAGTGGAAGGCTACATTTAAAAGCTACTGAGTGCTGctttagggaa
It encodes the following:
- the LOC136562684 gene encoding homeobox protein CDX-1-like, giving the protein MYVSYLLDKDSSMYPGPARCTNNSLPVQNFVSAPSYSDYMGYHPVAALDSHGQPAPAWGSHYGPQREDWSAYGPGPSSAAPAAHINGSSPGQGSYGSADYSSLHPAAAAAPLPPVDTIHAQQISPNSQRHSSYEWMRKTVQSTSTGKTRTREKYRVVYTDHQRLELEKEFHYNRYITIRRKSELAANLRLSERQVKIWFQNRRAKERKIMKKKLTHFDGSSLGSLQSDSGSVSPMAGPEAQPHPDMAASLFPAPPPPPALPMGALQHGGTLQQVVASQ